In Allomuricauda ruestringensis DSM 13258, the following proteins share a genomic window:
- a CDS encoding lipocalin family protein yields the protein METLKTFFALILLPTLVLTACNNDDDTPTPEPTVQELVTETGKWYLDYLENEIMDDCYKTTYYEFDGNTVTEVWYYTDDSSGDCLAGFTETNNIEWLSDTKFKVLDDNYPYEITIKSITETEMMVDYYSIVNEETKEMVLDKNPGEG from the coding sequence ATGGAAACACTTAAAACATTTTTTGCCCTGATTTTGTTGCCAACACTGGTTTTAACCGCTTGTAACAATGACGACGACACCCCAACACCCGAACCCACGGTACAAGAACTAGTTACCGAAACCGGAAAGTGGTACCTGGATTATCTCGAAAATGAAATCATGGATGATTGTTATAAAACAACCTACTATGAGTTTGACGGTAATACAGTCACAGAAGTGTGGTATTATACCGATGACAGCAGTGGCGATTGCCTGGCCGGATTTACCGAGACCAACAACATCGAATGGTTAAGCGACACAAAATTTAAAGTGCTCGACGACAACTATCCCTACGAGATTACTATCAAATCGATAACCGAAACCGAAATGATGGTGGATTATTATTCTATAGTCAACGAGGAAACAAAAGAGATGGTTTTGGACAAAAACCCTGGCGAGGGATAA
- a CDS encoding rubredoxin, giving the protein MNDDLYRILIRGGITSPGELKDGIAMLEAAGLTEVYFGSRQDMLFPLDGMNKEPLESGTKYKTAIIADRSYQNIVCSYVCADIFETTYWLKGSTFLYILEQFDYLPRLKINITDPKQRLVPIFSGNLNFVASEEEDYWYLNILLPHWKHSAYYPVLIYSWDMVAVCKAIEEVYHAMDNVDQLFAILNQKLQTDNNKTIKKELQIPFVTFPYYEGMNRMGLDQYWLGLYWRNNRYDLQFLKEFCRFCLDNSIGKICITPWKSFIVKGISTESRPELERFLGQRGINVRHSQLEMNWHLPVDDKEALELKQYLVHNFDQNDISTYGLTFGISKDVGKQSHFSSIVIEKNPSTQIGLDYKVRPTYNVCYFKDFDPNTRDYLIYAQDVDKKELANLLIELSRAYFKQLGQEKTTPRKKTVIEKQKQIMVHQCENCLTVYDDKIGDPKSNIAPNTRFDDLPEDYNCPVCSAGKSFFKPVKMIFG; this is encoded by the coding sequence ATGAATGACGATCTGTACAGAATATTGATAAGGGGCGGGATTACATCGCCAGGCGAGCTCAAGGATGGTATAGCAATGCTTGAAGCCGCTGGCTTGACCGAAGTGTATTTTGGTTCTAGACAAGACATGCTTTTTCCTTTGGACGGAATGAACAAAGAGCCTCTGGAGAGCGGAACAAAATATAAAACAGCGATTATAGCCGACCGCTCATACCAAAATATCGTGTGTTCCTATGTATGTGCAGATATCTTTGAAACCACCTATTGGCTCAAGGGCAGCACCTTCCTCTATATTCTGGAACAGTTTGATTACCTGCCTAGATTAAAAATAAATATAACTGATCCAAAACAACGATTGGTGCCCATTTTTAGTGGAAATCTTAATTTTGTTGCGTCTGAGGAGGAAGATTATTGGTATTTGAACATACTCTTACCTCATTGGAAACATAGCGCTTATTATCCCGTACTGATCTACAGTTGGGATATGGTTGCAGTTTGTAAGGCCATAGAGGAAGTGTATCATGCCATGGACAATGTGGACCAACTTTTTGCAATACTGAATCAAAAATTACAAACCGACAACAACAAGACAATAAAAAAAGAACTCCAGATTCCCTTTGTGACCTTTCCGTATTATGAAGGAATGAACCGGATGGGGCTGGATCAATATTGGTTGGGGCTATATTGGCGTAATAATCGCTATGATCTTCAATTTTTAAAGGAGTTTTGCAGGTTTTGTCTGGATAATAGTATTGGGAAAATATGCATCACTCCATGGAAGTCTTTCATCGTGAAGGGAATTTCCACGGAAAGTAGGCCCGAATTGGAAAGGTTCCTTGGACAAAGAGGCATCAATGTTCGACATTCGCAATTGGAAATGAACTGGCATTTACCAGTGGATGACAAAGAGGCACTTGAACTAAAGCAATATTTGGTACATAATTTTGATCAAAACGATATTAGTACCTACGGACTTACCTTTGGTATAAGTAAAGATGTGGGCAAACAATCCCATTTTTCATCCATAGTCATTGAAAAAAATCCTTCGACCCAGATAGGCTTGGATTATAAAGTAAGACCAACCTATAATGTTTGTTACTTTAAAGATTTTGACCCTAACACTAGAGACTATTTGATTTATGCCCAAGATGTGGATAAAAAGGAATTGGCCAATCTTTTAATTGAATTGAGCAGGGCATACTTTAAGCAACTCGGTCAAGAGAAGACCACACCAAGAAAAAAGACTGTTATCGAAAAACAAAAGCAAATCATGGTGCATCAATGTGAAAATTGCTTGACTGTTTACGATGATAAGATTGGAGACCCCAAATCCAATATAGCACCCAATACCCGATTTGATGACTTGCCGGAAGATTACAATTGTCCTGTTTGCAGCGCAGGAAAATCCTTTTTCAAACCTGTTAAGATGATATTTGGTTAA
- a CDS encoding helix-turn-helix domain-containing protein — MFRKFEPHPMLKDFILFYFELDWEKVASDDVINYLSIPTGCSFMGFQKKGRMKVKIDDFVYDTETYYVNAQTTIPYQMSSPDTHLNVLVACLKPTALYHLFQTDISKIVNTGANPKHLFNDELDHFSIAFDKENTIERRIDLLNGIFKKQLQIAKPAFNFIDTAIDFIMKKEGKLSVDDLILTLNVSKRYFQRKFKEMVGISPLLYIKIIRYNFIFSSFKEKDAHYNSSSALLYFYDSAHYSKSFKKYLGMPPSEFDTTQYPFVQLTTIEKAVWTNAFQALST, encoded by the coding sequence ATGTTCAGAAAGTTTGAACCACATCCAATGTTAAAAGATTTCATCCTGTTTTATTTTGAACTGGACTGGGAAAAGGTAGCCTCGGATGACGTCATCAACTACTTGAGCATACCAACTGGATGCAGTTTTATGGGCTTTCAAAAAAAGGGAAGGATGAAGGTGAAAATAGATGACTTTGTTTACGACACCGAAACTTATTATGTGAACGCCCAAACGACCATTCCTTATCAAATGAGTTCGCCCGACACTCATTTAAACGTGCTTGTTGCCTGCCTGAAACCAACGGCTTTATATCATTTGTTTCAAACCGATATATCGAAAATAGTAAATACAGGGGCAAACCCTAAACACTTGTTCAATGACGAGCTTGATCATTTTTCAATTGCATTTGATAAAGAAAACACCATAGAAAGGCGTATTGATTTGTTGAATGGCATTTTTAAAAAACAGCTCCAGATTGCAAAACCGGCTTTCAACTTTATAGACACAGCAATTGACTTTATCATGAAAAAAGAGGGGAAATTGAGTGTTGATGACCTTATTCTTACGCTTAATGTGAGCAAACGGTATTTTCAGAGAAAATTTAAGGAAATGGTAGGCATATCGCCTTTGCTGTACATAAAAATTATCCGTTACAATTTTATCTTTTCATCTTTTAAAGAGAAGGATGCCCACTACAATTCATCTTCAGCATTGCTCTATTTTTATGACAGTGCCCATTACTCCAAAAGTTTTAAGAAGTATTTGGGGATGCCTCCATCTGAATTTGATACCACCCAATATCCGTTTGTACAGTTAACTACTATAGAGAAAGCTGTTTGGACAAATGCTTTCCAGGCTCTTTCTACATAG
- a CDS encoding carboxypeptidase regulatory-like domain-containing protein, which produces MTFEIIARQIVIKKRNNTTLKNSVPQQKVESRKPQTNLKGLVLDESGIPLAGASVIAKGTSVGTTTDFDGNFEITMPIGTTIIQVSNTFWVQLFSHNAHLQDRAGKTPTFLLTLLFNQKTLLLLNDTRTVPCKLKN; this is translated from the coding sequence TTGACCTTCGAAATTATTGCAAGGCAAATTGTTATTAAGAAAAGAAACAATACTACCCTTAAGAATTCGGTTCCACAACAAAAGGTTGAAAGTAGAAAACCTCAAACCAATCTTAAAGGTCTTGTGTTGGACGAATCCGGCATTCCCCTTGCCGGTGCCAGTGTTATCGCAAAGGGAACGAGTGTAGGAACTACCACGGATTTTGACGGTAACTTTGAGATTACCATGCCCATAGGGACCACCATCATTCAAGTGTCCAATACTTTTTGGGTGCAGCTCTTTTCCCACAATGCCCACCTGCAAGACAGGGCAGGAAAAACCCCCACATTTTTACTAACTTTATTGTTTAACCAAAAAACCTTGTTGCTTCTCAACGATACGAGAACCGTTCCCTGCAAGCTGAAAAACTAG
- a CDS encoding lipocalin family protein, whose amino-acid sequence MKRKALFFVLLGLAFLMPVQQTEAQFLKKLGKKARKAAERGVENTVERKTEQKAEEKTDEAIESVFGVPKKVMDKDKTTTEANNFEGTWYYESLEGVPGYENLNDCGKKSNITYTGNSYRTQFYDNDCNLLTDSVGTYELEGNVMTVKAEAQDEVSTTKITTTQTILEHTNTMLVIEDAMTGAVVTLVRKEE is encoded by the coding sequence ATGAAACGAAAAGCATTATTTTTTGTACTACTGGGCCTGGCCTTTTTAATGCCCGTGCAACAAACCGAAGCCCAATTCCTGAAGAAACTGGGTAAAAAAGCAAGAAAGGCTGCTGAGCGGGGTGTTGAAAATACTGTAGAGCGCAAGACCGAGCAAAAGGCAGAAGAAAAAACCGACGAGGCCATCGAAAGTGTTTTTGGCGTTCCCAAAAAAGTAATGGACAAAGATAAGACCACTACGGAAGCCAACAATTTTGAAGGCACTTGGTATTATGAATCACTCGAAGGGGTGCCCGGCTATGAAAACCTGAACGACTGTGGTAAAAAATCGAACATTACCTACACAGGCAATAGCTATCGCACCCAATTTTATGATAATGACTGCAACCTGCTTACCGACAGTGTAGGTACCTACGAACTGGAAGGCAATGTTATGACGGTAAAAGCCGAGGCACAAGACGAGGTAAGCACCACCAAAATAACCACCACCCAAACCATTTTGGAACATACCAATACTATGCTTGTTATCGAAGATGCTATGACGGGCGCAGTGGTAACCTTGGTGCGTAAGGAGGAATAA